The following are from one region of the Rosistilla carotiformis genome:
- a CDS encoding DUF1501 domain-containing protein: MFANSSHHDVASRRRWLQACSSGFGMLALSSLQQQATAASKVPLVNPKAKSVILCYMSGGVSHVDSFDPKPQLVKDHGKSMPVKVERTQFNNNGKIFGSPFTFKPHGESGLEISEIFPEIGSCADHLAVVRSATTNVNEHAQGNFAIHTGFPFLGHPSAGAWISYGLGAANENLPSYVVLQSGGAVPPHGGVGLFSSGYLPAQHQASILQADKPDAVPNIRPSQSLTLQRQRLDFVRQIDSQFADMARNRQVDAAIENFETAFRMQSAVPEICDISDETDATMNLYGIDDPDPAKSAYGRQALLARKLVEQGVRFVELSCLTRGIGAGGAANPWDQHGDLEKGHRAMAGQVDRPIAALIKDLEARGLLDETLIVFTGEFGRTPFSQGSNGRDHNPFGFSLWLAGGGIRGGTTYGATDELGYHAVEKPCTIYDIWATVLHQLGIDHEKLTFRSGGRDFRLTDVHGNVLNEIIA; encoded by the coding sequence ATGTTCGCTAACTCTTCGCACCACGACGTCGCTTCGCGGAGACGCTGGTTGCAAGCATGCAGCAGCGGATTTGGGATGCTTGCTCTATCGAGTTTGCAGCAGCAAGCAACGGCCGCGTCCAAGGTGCCGTTAGTCAACCCGAAAGCCAAGAGCGTGATCTTGTGCTACATGTCCGGGGGCGTTTCGCACGTCGATTCGTTCGATCCGAAACCGCAACTGGTCAAAGACCATGGCAAATCGATGCCGGTCAAGGTCGAACGAACCCAGTTCAACAACAACGGCAAGATCTTTGGAAGCCCTTTCACGTTCAAGCCTCACGGTGAAAGCGGTCTGGAGATCAGCGAGATCTTTCCCGAGATCGGCAGCTGTGCCGATCATCTCGCGGTCGTCCGTTCGGCCACGACCAATGTGAACGAACACGCCCAAGGGAACTTCGCGATCCACACCGGCTTTCCCTTTTTGGGGCATCCCAGCGCCGGCGCCTGGATCAGTTATGGGTTAGGGGCGGCGAACGAGAACCTTCCCAGCTATGTCGTCTTGCAAAGCGGCGGTGCGGTGCCTCCTCATGGCGGCGTGGGACTGTTCAGCAGCGGTTACCTTCCGGCGCAACATCAAGCTTCGATTCTGCAAGCCGACAAACCGGACGCGGTTCCGAACATCCGCCCCTCGCAATCGCTAACGCTGCAGCGACAGCGGCTCGACTTCGTCCGCCAGATCGATTCGCAGTTCGCCGATATGGCGAGGAATCGCCAGGTCGACGCAGCGATCGAAAATTTTGAAACGGCGTTTCGGATGCAGTCGGCGGTGCCGGAGATCTGTGACATCTCCGACGAAACCGATGCGACGATGAACCTGTACGGAATCGATGATCCCGATCCCGCGAAATCCGCCTATGGCCGACAGGCGTTGCTGGCTAGGAAATTGGTGGAACAGGGCGTCCGTTTTGTCGAACTCTCTTGTCTCACGCGCGGGATCGGAGCCGGCGGCGCAGCGAACCCTTGGGATCAACACGGCGATTTGGAGAAAGGGCATCGCGCGATGGCTGGACAAGTCGACCGCCCGATCGCGGCATTGATTAAAGATCTCGAGGCGCGTGGGCTGTTGGATGAGACGTTGATCGTCTTCACGGGTGAGTTTGGTCGAACGCCATTCTCACAAGGTTCCAACGGTCGCGATCACAATCCCTTCGGATTCAGTTTGTGGTTGGCTGGCGGCGGAATCCGTGGCGGCACGACGTACGGTGCGACCGATGAATTGGGCTACCACGCGGTGGAAAAGCCCTGCACGATCTATGACATCTGGGCGACGGTGCTGCATCAGTTAGGCATCGACCATGAAAAACTGACCTTCCGATCGGGGGGCCGCGACTTCCGACTGACCGATGTTCACGGCAATGTGTTGAACGAGATCATCGCCTGA
- a CDS encoding DUF1553 domain-containing protein — MNRLRSIALSLLILATGTSASANDGLAPADVEFFEAKIRPVLVEHCYECHNSESTAEAELALDWRKPLRTGGQSGPSLAEAASDSFLLKVMRHEVEGLEMPEGGEKLSDAILADFETWIAKGAADPRDAPPSAEELAKSTSWEAVRDKRAKWWSFQPIAEVTPPQSDNGWSDAPIDRFTYEKMQAAGLQPADPADRVTLVRRLYFALTGLPPTPQQIDAFVGDAGDDAYETLVDELLQSPHFGERWARHWMDWFRYAQSHGSEGDPRIAGATRYRDYLIRALNRDVPYDQLVREHIAGDRLSEPRIDESLGINESLIGTAHWRMVFHGFAPTDALDERVRFTDDAIDVVSKAFLGLTVSCARCHNHKFDAISQADYYAFAGIVGSTRPGRAAIDLPGRLNRHRETLAKLKPKIRDAIVADWQPVVDGLAERLTSSPASESDAQDLHAVLRPWAATQRAVDAGESFATAWQRQIEEFETLQSQRAAFDEPSHPYDWQLGEPDAEVEWFAYGNGLVAESGRESQRQPRRTSAGEFAISESGAALRGIYPAGVVANLISNKHAAVLTSEDFRVADDQRLWVQIAGDGASSARFVVQNYPRNGTVYPVTNLSGEKASRWHWQQYDLSYWSGDDLHIELATARDAPLLVKDNDRSWFGIRRAVVTDPGQQPPAEWREHLTPLFASALEKPPASLDALAANYATAIGDAIQAWQAGTMTDPQALLLDACVQQNLLPNGLDQLPSAKPLIDEYRRLEAEIPVPRRVPTLAEWKGSDHPLYIRGDHKQPDQPIPRRFLEAFDAEPYPTDLSGREQLAEDLVRDDNPLTARVIVNRIWHHLFGRGIVATTDNFGRLGVPPTHPELLDYLANNFRDNAWSIKQLIRQIVTSETWRQQSTPSAKVLDVDPDNLWLSYRTTSRLEAEAIRDSLLLVSGRLQTTPPEGAVRGDSDRRSVYVNVIRNSLDPFLSSFDAPVPFSCKGRRDVTNVPAQALMMLNNPFVLSAAQRLSQDILTDESLHDPAQRVGAIWRRCFGRSPSDSELKAATGFLQQSQAANEAIRQQIAQWDREIAQQREQIDQITLPARDRLLAALKSPTQTATAVDDSLPTPLRQWEFGRLESDAKVKEQLTLHGTARIQDGALIVDGGGWAASAALPESIGAKSLEVVVQLDDLEQHGGAAISLQTTDGVLFDAIVFAEREPRRWMSGSDHGRRTQNLQAVEEDLADQQPIHLVITYGKDGTVACYRNGQIYGTPYKTGVQSFPAGRTQVILGMRHGVRTTGGRMLKGRIYDARLYDVALSETEVQALGSRAVNVITREQIIAALEPAQREQLSVLETQLATLQRQRDETAPAPGLQQHWIDFAHSLLNMKEFLYVR; from the coding sequence ATGAACCGCCTTCGATCGATCGCCCTGAGTCTGCTGATCCTGGCGACGGGTACGTCCGCTTCGGCCAACGACGGACTGGCGCCTGCGGACGTCGAATTCTTTGAAGCGAAGATTCGCCCGGTTTTGGTGGAGCACTGTTATGAATGCCACAACAGCGAATCGACGGCCGAAGCGGAGCTGGCGTTGGATTGGCGAAAACCGCTGCGAACGGGAGGCCAGTCGGGCCCTTCGCTCGCCGAGGCAGCCAGCGATAGTTTTCTGTTGAAGGTGATGCGGCATGAGGTCGAAGGGCTGGAGATGCCCGAAGGGGGCGAGAAGCTCAGCGATGCGATCCTTGCCGATTTCGAGACATGGATCGCAAAAGGAGCCGCCGATCCTCGCGACGCTCCGCCATCGGCCGAAGAATTGGCAAAGTCGACGTCGTGGGAAGCGGTTCGAGACAAGCGAGCCAAGTGGTGGAGCTTTCAGCCGATCGCCGAAGTCACGCCTCCCCAGAGCGACAATGGTTGGTCGGACGCTCCGATCGATCGCTTCACGTACGAAAAGATGCAAGCTGCGGGATTGCAGCCCGCCGACCCAGCCGATCGCGTGACCTTGGTTCGCCGGCTCTATTTCGCCTTGACCGGGCTCCCTCCAACGCCTCAGCAAATTGATGCGTTTGTCGGCGATGCGGGCGACGACGCTTATGAAACCCTTGTCGACGAGTTGTTGCAGTCGCCTCATTTTGGCGAGCGTTGGGCCCGGCATTGGATGGATTGGTTCCGGTATGCCCAGTCGCATGGCAGCGAAGGGGATCCGAGGATTGCGGGGGCGACGCGCTACCGCGACTACCTGATCCGAGCCCTCAACCGAGACGTTCCCTACGATCAATTGGTCCGCGAGCACATCGCCGGAGATCGGTTGTCCGAACCACGGATCGATGAAAGTTTGGGGATCAACGAATCCTTGATCGGCACGGCGCATTGGCGAATGGTCTTTCATGGCTTTGCCCCGACCGACGCCTTGGACGAACGGGTCCGATTCACCGACGATGCGATCGATGTCGTCAGTAAAGCGTTTTTAGGACTGACCGTTTCCTGTGCCCGGTGCCACAACCATAAGTTCGACGCGATCAGCCAAGCCGACTACTACGCCTTTGCGGGAATCGTCGGATCGACGCGTCCAGGGCGGGCGGCGATCGATCTGCCCGGTCGGCTGAATCGGCACCGCGAGACCTTAGCGAAACTGAAACCGAAGATCCGCGATGCGATCGTCGCCGATTGGCAACCGGTCGTCGATGGACTGGCGGAGCGTTTGACCTCGTCGCCGGCGAGCGAATCGGACGCGCAGGATCTTCATGCGGTTCTGCGTCCCTGGGCCGCAACGCAGCGGGCGGTTGATGCCGGTGAAAGTTTTGCCACCGCCTGGCAACGGCAGATCGAAGAATTTGAAACGCTGCAAAGTCAACGCGCTGCTTTTGACGAACCTTCTCATCCATACGATTGGCAACTCGGAGAACCGGACGCCGAAGTGGAATGGTTTGCTTACGGCAACGGGTTGGTGGCCGAGTCCGGTCGGGAATCGCAGCGGCAACCGCGTCGCACGTCGGCGGGCGAGTTCGCTATCTCCGAATCGGGGGCCGCATTGCGCGGAATTTATCCGGCGGGAGTGGTTGCCAATTTGATCAGCAACAAGCACGCGGCGGTGTTGACTTCGGAGGACTTCCGCGTCGCCGACGATCAACGCTTGTGGGTCCAGATCGCAGGGGATGGAGCGTCGTCGGCACGGTTTGTGGTGCAGAACTATCCTCGCAACGGGACCGTCTATCCCGTCACCAACCTATCGGGCGAGAAGGCCTCGCGTTGGCATTGGCAGCAGTACGACTTGAGCTACTGGAGCGGCGACGACCTGCATATCGAACTCGCCACCGCGCGGGACGCTCCATTGTTGGTCAAGGACAACGATCGTTCCTGGTTTGGGATTCGACGCGCCGTGGTCACCGATCCCGGTCAGCAACCGCCGGCCGAGTGGCGCGAACACTTGACACCGTTGTTCGCGTCGGCGTTGGAAAAGCCTCCGGCGTCGTTGGACGCATTGGCCGCAAATTATGCGACGGCGATTGGAGATGCGATTCAGGCGTGGCAAGCGGGAACGATGACCGATCCGCAGGCGTTGTTGCTGGACGCATGTGTTCAACAAAATCTATTGCCCAACGGGTTGGATCAACTGCCGTCGGCGAAGCCTTTGATCGATGAATACCGCCGTTTGGAAGCGGAGATCCCGGTGCCACGCCGCGTGCCGACGCTGGCCGAATGGAAGGGGAGCGATCATCCGCTGTACATTCGCGGCGATCATAAACAGCCCGACCAACCGATCCCGCGGCGTTTCTTGGAAGCGTTTGACGCCGAGCCCTACCCGACCGACCTGAGTGGTCGCGAGCAACTGGCGGAGGACTTGGTCCGCGACGACAATCCGTTGACTGCGCGGGTGATCGTGAACCGAATTTGGCATCACTTGTTTGGACGCGGAATCGTCGCGACGACCGACAATTTTGGCCGGCTTGGCGTTCCGCCGACCCATCCGGAATTGTTGGACTACCTGGCCAACAACTTCCGCGACAACGCCTGGTCGATCAAACAACTGATTCGACAGATTGTGACCAGCGAAACGTGGCGACAGCAATCGACGCCCTCCGCCAAGGTACTCGATGTCGATCCCGATAACTTATGGCTCTCGTATCGAACGACGTCGCGATTGGAAGCCGAAGCGATTCGCGATTCGCTGTTATTGGTTTCAGGACGTTTGCAAACGACGCCGCCCGAGGGAGCGGTTCGAGGTGACAGCGATCGCCGGTCGGTCTATGTCAACGTGATTCGCAACTCCTTGGATCCGTTCTTGAGCAGCTTCGACGCACCGGTTCCATTCAGCTGCAAAGGCCGCCGCGACGTCACCAACGTTCCGGCCCAAGCGTTGATGATGCTGAACAATCCCTTTGTGCTCAGCGCCGCTCAACGGTTGTCGCAAGACATTTTGACCGACGAATCGTTGCACGATCCTGCGCAGCGGGTCGGTGCCATCTGGCGTCGCTGTTTCGGACGATCTCCGAGCGATTCGGAACTGAAGGCAGCAACCGGTTTCCTGCAACAGAGCCAAGCGGCAAATGAAGCGATCCGCCAGCAGATCGCTCAATGGGATCGAGAGATCGCCCAGCAGCGAGAACAAATCGACCAGATCACGCTTCCCGCCCGCGACCGCTTGTTGGCAGCGCTTAAAAGTCCGACGCAAACGGCAACCGCGGTCGACGACTCGCTCCCCACGCCGTTGCGGCAGTGGGAGTTCGGTCGGCTCGAATCCGACGCGAAGGTGAAAGAACAGCTGACCCTTCACGGCACCGCACGCATCCAGGACGGCGCATTGATCGTCGATGGCGGCGGTTGGGCGGCGTCCGCTGCGTTGCCTGAATCGATTGGTGCGAAGTCGCTTGAGGTGGTCGTGCAGTTGGATGATTTGGAGCAACACGGCGGTGCGGCGATCTCGCTTCAGACGACCGATGGCGTGCTCTTCGATGCGATTGTGTTTGCCGAACGCGAGCCGCGACGCTGGATGAGTGGCAGCGACCATGGGCGGCGAACCCAGAACTTGCAAGCGGTTGAAGAGGACCTGGCGGACCAGCAGCCGATCCATCTCGTGATCACCTACGGCAAGGATGGCACGGTCGCTTGTTATCGCAACGGACAGATTTACGGAACGCCTTACAAAACGGGCGTGCAATCGTTCCCCGCCGGGCGAACGCAGGTCATTCTTGGAATGCGACACGGCGTGCGAACCACCGGCGGAAGGATGCTGAAGGGGCGAATCTACGACGCGCGGCTGTACGACGTGGCGCTATCGGAAACGGAGGTGCAGGCGTTGGGATCTCGAGCGGTCAACGTGATCACTCGCGAACAGATCATCGCCGCGTTGGAACCCGCCCAGCGCGAACAACTGTCGGTGTTGGAAACGCAACTGGCAACGTTGCAGCGTCAACGCGACGAGACTGCTCCGGCCCCGGGACTGCAGCAACACTGGATCGACTTTGCCCATTCGCTGCTCAATATGAAGGAGTTCCTCTATGTTCGCTAA